In Wenyingzhuangia fucanilytica, the following are encoded in one genomic region:
- the coaBC gene encoding bifunctional phosphopantothenoylcysteine decarboxylase/phosphopantothenate--cysteine ligase CoaBC — MSILSGKKVLLGVSAGIAAYKTAHLVRQFIKAGAEVQVVQTPASKEFVTPLTLSTLSKNPVHSTFYNEEDENAIWNNHVDLGLWADIMLIAPATANTLAKMTNGVCDNLLLATYLSAKCPVYFAPAMDLDMYQHLSTKTSIEKLTSFGNICIPATSGELASGLVGEGRLAEPEDIVAFIEKDIQSKLPLKGKKILITAGPTYEAIDPVRFIGNHSSGKMGFEIAKCAANLGAEVILVSGPSNQKISHSFVKRIDVVSAEDMYSACHQYYKEMDVAICSAAVADYKPANVANQKIKKKDAALNIELSPTKDILASLGQLKEKQLLVGFALETNNEEENAKGKIERKNLDLIVLNSLKDKGAGFATDTNKITIIDKDFKFQKFEMKSKAEVAQDILTVIIKKLHV, encoded by the coding sequence ATGAGTATATTAAGTGGGAAAAAAGTTTTATTGGGTGTTAGTGCAGGTATTGCAGCATATAAAACGGCTCATTTAGTAAGACAATTTATAAAAGCAGGTGCAGAAGTACAAGTTGTACAAACACCTGCTTCTAAAGAATTTGTTACACCGTTAACACTTTCTACTTTATCTAAAAATCCAGTACATTCTACTTTTTACAATGAAGAAGATGAGAATGCTATTTGGAATAATCATGTAGATTTAGGACTTTGGGCAGATATAATGCTTATAGCTCCAGCTACAGCAAATACATTGGCTAAAATGACCAATGGTGTTTGTGACAACTTACTTTTAGCAACTTATTTATCAGCCAAATGTCCTGTGTATTTTGCACCGGCTATGGATTTGGATATGTATCAACATCTTTCTACCAAAACAAGTATAGAAAAATTAACTTCTTTTGGTAATATTTGCATTCCTGCTACTAGCGGAGAGTTAGCAAGTGGATTGGTGGGGGAAGGAAGATTAGCAGAACCAGAAGATATTGTTGCTTTTATAGAAAAAGACATTCAGTCTAAATTACCTCTTAAGGGTAAAAAAATATTAATTACTGCAGGTCCTACATACGAAGCTATTGATCCTGTACGTTTTATTGGAAATCATTCTTCTGGTAAAATGGGGTTTGAAATTGCAAAATGTGCAGCAAATTTAGGAGCAGAAGTTATTTTAGTTAGTGGTCCATCAAATCAAAAAATATCACATTCCTTTGTAAAAAGAATTGATGTAGTTAGTGCAGAAGATATGTACTCTGCTTGTCATCAATATTATAAAGAAATGGATGTGGCCATTTGTTCAGCAGCAGTTGCAGATTATAAGCCTGCTAATGTGGCCAATCAAAAAATTAAAAAGAAAGATGCTGCTTTAAATATAGAGTTGAGTCCCACAAAAGATATTTTAGCATCTTTAGGACAGCTTAAAGAAAAGCAGTTATTAGTAGGTTTTGCCTTAGAAACCAACAATGAAGAAGAAAATGCAAAAGGTAAGATTGAACGTAAAAATTTAGACTTAATTGTATTAAATTCGTTAAAAGATAAAGGTGCAGGTTTTGCAACAGATACCAATAAAATTACTATTATTGATAAAGATTTTAAGTTTCAAAAATTTGAGATGAAATCAAAAGCAGAAGTTGCTCAAGATATTTTAACAGTTATTATTAAAAAGTTACATGTATAA
- the mltG gene encoding endolytic transglycosylase MltG — translation MKKTYYSLGVFSLAITIIAIYFYSIIYGSQIKHNTKIYIKSTDSLPQVINVLDTICQDISDVKIVASLKKYNHIKPGMYLLKEDMNASDIINLLRSGKQTPVKVTFNNQNYVEDLAGRLSHQIEADSISILNSLTNPDFLKQQGFTHKTVLNMCMPYTYECYWTISPNQLRSKLLNAYNRFWDTNRTEKANKLNLTKNEVISLASIIHKETQHKPERKKVAGVYLNRVRVGMPLQADPTIVYAIKEKYGRDTVIKRVLRKDLEINSPYNTYRNRNIPPSAIAMPDIDAIDAVLDAERHSYYYFCASPDKLGTHNFAKNLSQHNRNAAAYQRWLNNHRIHR, via the coding sequence ATGAAAAAAACATATTATAGTCTAGGAGTTTTTAGCCTAGCAATTACCATTATAGCAATTTATTTCTATAGTATTATCTATGGTTCACAAATAAAGCACAATACTAAAATCTATATAAAATCAACTGATTCACTCCCACAAGTCATCAATGTTTTAGACACCATTTGCCAAGACATAAGTGATGTTAAAATTGTAGCCTCTTTAAAAAAATACAACCATATAAAACCTGGAATGTATCTTTTAAAGGAAGATATGAATGCTAGTGACATCATCAACTTATTACGTAGTGGTAAACAAACTCCTGTTAAAGTTACGTTTAACAATCAGAACTATGTTGAAGATTTAGCAGGACGATTATCTCATCAAATTGAAGCAGATTCTATTAGTATTTTAAATAGTCTAACAAACCCTGACTTTTTAAAACAACAAGGTTTTACACATAAAACAGTATTAAATATGTGTATGCCTTATACTTATGAATGTTACTGGACCATTTCACCAAATCAATTAAGAAGTAAATTGCTTAATGCTTACAATAGATTTTGGGACACCAATAGAACCGAAAAAGCTAATAAATTAAACCTGACTAAAAACGAAGTAATTTCTTTAGCCTCTATCATTCACAAAGAAACCCAACACAAACCCGAAAGAAAAAAAGTAGCAGGAGTTTATTTAAACAGAGTAAGAGTTGGTATGCCACTGCAAGCTGACCCTACAATAGTGTATGCCATTAAGGAAAAATACGGTAGAGATACTGTTATCAAACGAGTATTGAGAAAAGATTTAGAAATCAACTCACCATATAATACTTATAGAAACAGAAACATTCCACCATCTGCTATTGCCATGCCAGATATAGATGCTATTGATGCTGTACTAGATGCTGAAAGACACTCGTATTATTATTTTTGTGCTAGTCCCGACAAATTAGGAACACATAATTTTGCTAAAAACTTAAGTCAGCACAATAGGAATGCAGCCGCTTATCAACGTTGGTTGAATAATCACAGAATACACAGATAG
- a CDS encoding low molecular weight protein-tyrosine-phosphatase, translating into MNPTKVLMVCLGNICRSPLAEGILKSKVQSQDIIVDSAGTGAYHVGNLPDSRSIAVAKNHGLDITDQRARKIEVSDLDTFDLIYAMDESNYRNILALAQNDVQKAKVFMIMNELLPGENVSVPDPYYGGDNGFEHVYQMLDEACEVIINKIKS; encoded by the coding sequence TTTAATGGTGTGTTTGGGTAATATTTGTAGGTCTCCTTTGGCCGAAGGTATTCTTAAATCTAAAGTTCAAAGTCAGGATATTATTGTTGATTCTGCTGGTACTGGAGCATATCATGTTGGGAATTTGCCAGATTCAAGATCTATAGCTGTAGCAAAAAATCACGGATTAGATATTACTGATCAAAGAGCTAGAAAAATAGAAGTTTCTGATTTAGATACTTTTGATTTGATATACGCGATGGATGAATCTAATTATAGAAATATTTTAGCTTTAGCCCAAAATGATGTTCAAAAAGCTAAGGTTTTTATGATTATGAACGAACTGTTACCTGGCGAGAACGTTTCTGTTCCAGATCCTTATTATGGTGGTGACAATGGTTTTGAGCACGTATATCAAATGTTAGATGAGGCTTGCGAGGTCATCATCAATAAAATTAAATCATAA
- a CDS encoding GNAT family N-acetyltransferase — MGKLTGKNIRLRALEPTDLEFLYNIENNEAYWEVSNTQTPYSRYILKQYLENAHLDIYEAKQLRFAIETKKHEIVGMIDLFDFSPQHLRAGVGILIDQNHQQKGYATEAIKLLNKYAFSFLNLRQLYANITTDNKKSIQLFEKLGYQLVGIRKDWIFSNGKFKDVAFYQLIHPSILHEKNIL, encoded by the coding sequence ATGGGAAAGCTAACAGGTAAAAACATCAGATTACGTGCTCTTGAGCCAACAGATTTAGAATTTCTATACAATATAGAAAATAATGAAGCTTACTGGGAAGTAAGCAATACTCAAACGCCGTATTCTCGTTATATCCTGAAGCAATATTTAGAAAATGCACATTTAGATATTTATGAAGCCAAACAATTACGTTTTGCTATAGAAACCAAAAAACATGAAATTGTTGGTATGATTGATTTATTCGATTTTAGTCCTCAACACCTAAGAGCTGGTGTAGGTATTTTAATCGATCAAAATCATCAACAAAAAGGCTACGCTACAGAAGCAATAAAACTTCTTAATAAATATGCATTTTCTTTTTTAAACCTTAGACAGTTGTACGCTAACATTACAACAGACAACAAAAAAAGTATTCAATTATTTGAAAAATTAGGATACCAATTAGTTGGTATTCGTAAAGACTGGATTTTTAGCAATGGAAAATTTAAAGACGTTGCTTTTTATCAGTTAATTCACCCTTCTATTTTACATGAAAAAAACATATTATAG
- a CDS encoding outer membrane protein assembly factor BamD, which translates to MLRSVKLSLVLTVVLLASCGKYNKVLNKGTSEERYVMANDLYKQGSYEKSNRLFELILPAYESKPQKEVVVYRLADGNFNVKDYTTAIYYYEKFIRNFPKSTELETAQFQIAESYFNLSPKYSIDQTDTKKAMEAFQSFIDKNPDSEKITDANNRIKELSYKLETKAFEIAKQYYKIGNYMSAIVAFDNVILDYLGTTYKEQAMFYKFKSAYELGINSIYYKKEDRIKDAIKVYTRYKKAFPNSEYLEEADDLYNKLLKESQPKQEQNS; encoded by the coding sequence ATGTTAAGAAGTGTAAAATTAAGTTTAGTTTTAACAGTAGTTCTGTTAGCATCGTGTGGTAAATATAACAAAGTGCTAAACAAGGGAACTTCTGAAGAACGATATGTTATGGCAAATGATCTGTATAAACAAGGATCATATGAGAAATCTAATCGTTTATTTGAACTTATTTTACCGGCTTATGAAAGTAAACCACAAAAAGAGGTTGTAGTATATCGTTTGGCAGATGGTAATTTTAACGTTAAAGATTATACAACTGCAATCTATTATTACGAAAAGTTTATCAGAAACTTTCCTAAAAGTACAGAGTTAGAAACAGCTCAGTTTCAAATTGCAGAAAGCTATTTTAACTTATCACCAAAATACAGTATTGATCAAACTGATACTAAAAAGGCGATGGAAGCTTTTCAGAGTTTTATAGATAAAAACCCTGACTCAGAAAAAATTACTGATGCCAATAATAGAATTAAAGAATTAAGTTATAAGCTAGAAACCAAAGCATTTGAAATAGCTAAACAATACTATAAAATTGGAAATTACATGTCTGCTATTGTAGCTTTTGATAATGTAATTTTAGATTATTTAGGAACTACTTATAAAGAGCAAGCAATGTTTTATAAGTTTAAATCTGCTTACGAATTAGGAATTAATAGTATATATTATAAAAAAGAGGATAGAATTAAAGATGCAATAAAAGTTTATACTAGATATAAAAAAGCATTTCCAAATTCAGAATATTTAGAAGAAGCTGATGATTTATACAATAAATTGTTAAAAGAAAGTCAGCCAAAACAAGAACAAAATAGTTAA
- the dapF gene encoding diaminopimelate epimerase yields the protein MDITFYKYQGTGNDFVVIDNRDLSFPRENTDLVHFLCDRRFGVGADGLMLLNPSDKYDFTMVYFNSDGTESTMCGNGGRCLVAFAHKLGVFEKETTFDAIDGLHYATYNDGITNLQMIDVNNVEVYENHCFLNTGSPHHVQMVNNIGAYDVKTNGEKIRYGAPYFQEGTNVNFVESLNNDKFRVRTYERGVENETLACGTGVTAVAIAMYEQKQTTNTKIPLKVEGGELEVSFEPTENGYKNVFLKGPATFVFNGNIKYHGKANR from the coding sequence ATGGATATCACTTTTTATAAATACCAAGGAACCGGAAATGATTTTGTTGTAATAGATAATAGAGATCTTAGTTTTCCTAGAGAAAATACAGATTTAGTGCATTTTTTATGTGACAGACGTTTTGGTGTTGGTGCTGATGGATTGATGTTGTTAAACCCTTCTGACAAATACGATTTCACTATGGTTTATTTCAATTCTGACGGAACTGAAAGCACCATGTGTGGTAATGGTGGACGCTGTTTGGTTGCTTTTGCTCACAAACTTGGGGTTTTTGAAAAAGAAACCACATTTGATGCTATTGATGGTTTACATTATGCTACTTATAACGATGGAATTACCAACTTACAAATGATTGATGTAAACAATGTAGAAGTTTATGAAAACCACTGTTTTTTAAACACAGGTTCTCCACATCATGTACAAATGGTAAACAACATTGGAGCTTATGATGTTAAAACAAATGGAGAAAAAATTAGATATGGCGCTCCTTATTTTCAAGAAGGAACCAATGTAAATTTTGTAGAGTCATTAAATAATGATAAATTTAGAGTAAGAACCTACGAGCGAGGTGTTGAAAATGAGACACTTGCCTGTGGTACTGGAGTAACAGCCGTAGCTATAGCTATGTACGAACAAAAGCAAACTACTAACACCAAAATTCCTTTAAAAGTTGAAGGTGGTGAATTAGAAGTTTCTTTTGAACCTACTGAAAATGGCTACAAAAATGTGTTCCTAAAAGGACCAGCAACATTTGTATTCAACGGAAATATCAAATATCATGGGAAAGCTAACAGGTAA
- the dapA gene encoding 4-hydroxy-tetrahydrodipicolinate synthase, producing the protein MSIFLGTGVALVTPFDQDGNVDVQALEKLVEFQIDNAVEYLVVLGTTAEVATLTNAEKELVKTTIINTNAGRLPIVLGIGGNNTSAVVEDIKNTNFDGISAILSVSPYYNKPTQEGIYQHYKAIAEVCPVGIILYNVPGRTASNISPKTVVRLAEIPNIIGIKEAKGDMDQALKLIKLVPKDFLVISGDDMIALPIVLAGGAGVISVIGQAFPSEFSHMIRLGLLDKARKSFATQYRIQESIGLIFSEGNPVGVKSLLEILGLCNSSVRLPLVKATDKLQGELRQFIESFYVAS; encoded by the coding sequence ATGAGTATTTTTTTGGGTACAGGTGTTGCGTTGGTAACTCCTTTTGATCAAGATGGGAATGTAGATGTTCAGGCTTTAGAAAAGTTGGTGGAATTTCAGATAGATAATGCTGTTGAATATTTGGTAGTTCTTGGAACTACTGCAGAAGTAGCTACTTTAACCAATGCAGAAAAAGAATTAGTTAAGACTACCATCATCAATACAAATGCAGGGAGGTTACCAATTGTTTTGGGAATAGGAGGAAATAACACAAGTGCTGTAGTAGAAGATATTAAAAACACTAATTTTGATGGAATAAGTGCTATTTTATCAGTGTCACCATATTATAATAAACCAACACAAGAAGGTATTTATCAACATTATAAAGCTATTGCAGAAGTTTGTCCTGTGGGTATTATTTTGTATAATGTACCAGGAAGAACAGCCTCTAATATATCACCAAAAACGGTAGTTAGGTTGGCTGAAATTCCAAACATTATTGGAATTAAAGAAGCTAAAGGAGATATGGATCAAGCTTTAAAGTTAATAAAGTTAGTTCCTAAAGATTTTTTAGTAATATCAGGAGATGATATGATAGCATTGCCAATTGTTTTGGCGGGAGGAGCAGGAGTGATATCGGTAATTGGGCAAGCGTTTCCAAGTGAGTTTAGCCATATGATTAGATTAGGATTGTTAGATAAAGCAAGAAAATCATTCGCAACTCAATATAGAATACAAGAGAGTATAGGTTTAATTTTTTCTGAAGGAAATCCAGTTGGAGTTAAATCATTATTAGAAATATTAGGACTTTGTAATAGTAGTGTAAGGTTGCCGTTGGTAAAAGCTACAGATAAATTACAAGGAGAATTAAGGCAATTTATAGAATCTTTCTACGTTGCATCGTAA
- a CDS encoding SAM-dependent methyltransferase: MKGNLYLIPTTLGDNEPLEVMPISVKSVVENLTHFIVENEKSARRFIKKITPTKSQPSLQLKLIDKYVDPVEVNSYLDVCMEGTSIGLLSEAGVPAVADPGSDVVSLAHKKGIRVIPLVGPSSILMAMMASGMNGQSFAFNGYLPIDKGDRKREIKRLERLSKDHKQSQIFIETPYRNHKMLDDLKATLSPSTKLCIAADITMPSEYIRTFTVAEWKNQKPEIHKIPAIFIIHA, translated from the coding sequence ATGAAAGGAAATTTATACTTAATACCAACTACTTTAGGAGATAACGAACCATTAGAGGTGATGCCTATTTCTGTAAAGTCTGTGGTAGAAAATTTAACTCATTTTATTGTTGAAAATGAAAAGTCTGCTAGACGATTCATAAAAAAAATTACTCCAACCAAATCTCAACCTAGTTTACAATTAAAATTAATTGATAAGTATGTAGACCCAGTAGAGGTAAATTCATACTTAGATGTTTGTATGGAAGGAACATCTATAGGTTTGTTGTCAGAAGCGGGAGTTCCTGCTGTAGCTGATCCTGGTTCAGATGTAGTTTCTTTAGCGCATAAGAAAGGAATTCGTGTTATTCCATTGGTAGGTCCATCTTCTATTTTAATGGCCATGATGGCTTCTGGAATGAATGGACAGAGTTTTGCTTTTAATGGTTATTTACCAATTGATAAAGGAGATAGAAAAAGAGAAATCAAACGTTTAGAGCGTTTGTCTAAAGATCATAAACAATCACAGATTTTTATAGAAACACCTTATAGAAATCACAAAATGTTAGATGATTTAAAAGCAACTTTATCTCCATCTACTAAACTTTGTATTGCTGCAGATATTACTATGCCATCAGAGTATATTAGAACTTTCACTGTGGCTGAATGGAAAAATCAGAAACCTGAAATTCATAAAATTCCAGCCATTTTTATTATTCACGCTTAA
- a CDS encoding DNA-directed RNA polymerase subunit omega has translation MDYKKTEAPLSTITYDKSKVEAPTQNIYEAISIISQRATQIGSDLKKELVDKLEEFATYNDSLEEVFENKEQIEVSKFYEKLPKAHAIAVEEWLEGKIYHRRPEQD, from the coding sequence ATGGATTACAAAAAAACAGAAGCTCCTTTGTCTACAATTACTTATGACAAATCAAAAGTAGAAGCGCCAACACAAAATATTTACGAGGCGATTTCAATTATATCTCAAAGGGCTACTCAGATTGGTAGTGATTTAAAAAAGGAGTTGGTAGATAAATTAGAAGAGTTTGCTACTTACAACGATAGTTTAGAAGAGGTTTTTGAAAACAAAGAACAAATTGAAGTTTCTAAATTCTACGAAAAATTACCTAAAGCTCATGCTATTGCAGTAGAGGAGTGGTTAGAAGGAAAAATTTACCACAGAAGACCAGAACAAGACTAA
- a CDS encoding trypsin-like peptidase domain-containing protein, translating to MKQNIKLFIVALLGGFISLTLYNTLISPEKEQVNQTETQAVNHFPVYTNNSKLVAAESAVDFTTAAEATVNAVVHVTNTSVGVQQDPLAQLFFGQGYGGREYKKVGTGSGVLISPDGYIITNNHVIDNATDLEIVLNNKERYKAELIGTDKATDIALLKIDAQDLHYITFGDSDATKIGEWALAVGNPYNLTSTVTAGIISAKGRDLGGNNRIESYIQTDAAVNPGNSGGALVNTRGELIGINTAISSQTGSFVGYSFAVPSNIAKRVVEDLMENGMVKRAVLGVSIDAEKDVNGVYVSDVSKDTGADKAGIEKGDVITKVNNVAIHKFADLVGQLTAKRPGEEVIVTVDRDGSEKTLKVKLSEINDLITEAFGIQFGTLSDAHKKKLEVNGGLLVKKINNNDLQKLGIRPGYVILSINNINVDALSDVDKVKSMVKSSEKINKLVVVNLNGTKETFSRGW from the coding sequence ATGAAACAAAATATTAAATTATTTATTGTTGCTCTTTTAGGAGGTTTTATTTCATTAACCCTATATAATACTTTAATTAGCCCCGAAAAAGAACAAGTTAATCAAACAGAAACACAGGCGGTAAATCACTTTCCGGTGTATACAAATAATTCAAAACTTGTAGCTGCAGAAAGTGCTGTTGATTTTACTACTGCTGCAGAAGCTACTGTAAATGCTGTTGTCCATGTAACCAATACTTCTGTTGGGGTACAGCAAGATCCGCTTGCACAATTGTTTTTTGGACAAGGATATGGAGGAAGAGAGTATAAAAAAGTAGGAACCGGTAGTGGTGTGTTAATTTCTCCTGATGGATATATTATTACAAATAACCATGTAATTGATAATGCTACAGATTTAGAAATTGTATTAAATAATAAGGAAAGGTATAAAGCCGAATTAATAGGTACTGATAAGGCTACAGATATTGCTTTGTTAAAAATTGACGCACAAGATTTACACTATATAACTTTTGGTGATTCTGATGCCACTAAAATTGGAGAATGGGCTTTGGCAGTTGGAAATCCATATAACTTAACCTCTACTGTAACAGCTGGTATTATTAGTGCTAAAGGAAGAGATTTAGGAGGGAATAATAGAATAGAATCATACATTCAAACAGATGCTGCTGTAAACCCAGGGAATAGTGGTGGAGCATTGGTGAATACAAGAGGAGAATTGATTGGAATTAATACAGCCATTTCATCTCAAACAGGATCTTTTGTGGGGTATTCTTTTGCAGTTCCTTCAAACATCGCAAAGAGAGTGGTAGAAGATTTAATGGAAAACGGAATGGTAAAAAGAGCTGTTTTAGGAGTTTCTATTGATGCGGAAAAGGATGTAAACGGAGTTTATGTATCTGATGTTTCTAAAGATACTGGAGCAGATAAAGCAGGAATAGAAAAAGGAGATGTTATTACAAAAGTAAATAATGTTGCCATTCATAAATTTGCTGATTTGGTGGGACAATTAACAGCAAAAAGACCTGGAGAAGAAGTAATTGTTACGGTAGATAGAGATGGGTCAGAAAAAACACTTAAAGTAAAATTATCAGAGATTAATGATTTAATTACAGAAGCTTTTGGAATTCAGTTTGGAACATTGTCCGATGCACATAAGAAAAAACTAGAGGTAAACGGTGGATTGTTGGTTAAGAAAATTAATAATAATGATTTACAAAAATTAGGAATAAGACCAGGATACGTAATTTTATCAATTAACAATATTAATGTAGATGCATTATCTGATGTTGATAAGGTTAAAAGTATGGTGAAATCTTCAGAAAAGATTAATAAATTAGTAGTTGTTAACCTAAATGGAACAAAGGAAACTTTTTCTAGAGGTTGGTAA